Part of the Pirellulales bacterium genome is shown below.
AGGCGACCTGGAACTGTTTCACCTGGCCGGCATGGAGGAACTGGCCGTCGGCATGTACAAGATTCTGGAGCCCAAGGCCGAGTTGCGGGACGTGCCGGCCAAGAAAGTGGCGGTCGAACAACTCGACCTGGTGATGGTGCCGGGCGTGGCCTTCGACCGTCGCGGCGCTCGCATGGGCCACGGCTTCGGCTACTACGATAAATTGTTGGAGCACGTGCGGTTCGATGCCCCGCTGGTGGCGTTGGCCTTCGAGTGCCAGCTTTTTGCCGAGATACCGATGGCGGCCCACGACGTCTTCATGGACAAGATCGTCACTGAAGAAAAGATCTACGTCGGCCTCGGCCGAGGGGCCTCGGGGTGAGGGGAGATTGCGAATTGCGAATTGCAAATTTGCAATTGCCTGACGGCTGACGGCTGACGCCTGACGCCTCTTGCCTGGCGCCTGACGCCTATCGCCCGACGCCCAACGCCCAACGCCCAACGCCCAACGCCTATCGCCCAACGCCCCACGCCCCACGCCTCTTCCTCTCGCCACCCATGGCCCACATCGACGACACCTACGCCGAGGCCTTTCGCAGCATCTACGCCGAGGTGCTGATCACTGCCCGTGACCGCGGTTGGCTCGATCGCGCCGTGGCGGCGGCGACCGGCAACGCTTCCAGCACCATCCTCTGCGATTGCGAGGCCGGATTCGATCGCTACGTCGGTCCCGGCGGCGATGAGTCGTTCATCACGCCCGACCGACGGCCGGGAGCACTGGTGCAGTTCCACGTGCCCCGCTTCCGCAAAGACCGTGTCGAGGCCCTCCAGCGGTCGCTGTTGGTGCGGCTCAGTCAGAACGTGCTCACTTGCCCTACCGCGGCCTGTTTCAGTCCGCTCGAGGAAGAAACGTTTTTCAAGCTGGGCCGCAAGATCGCCTTTTTCGGCGATGGCTACCAGCGGCGTGAGCTACGCCACGGCCGGCGAGTTTGGGTCATCCCGATTCTTGGCGGCGAGTTCGTGATCGACCGGCGCTTCGGTTATCGCGA
Proteins encoded:
- a CDS encoding 5-formyltetrahydrofolate cyclo-ligase; protein product: MTRTEMMPEQVIDFQQQKQVLREQAHANRRAQEDKDELSQRICETFVGLPEYAAARTVMFYVDVRTEVRTRQFLPTALTHGKRIVVPYCVEGDLELFHLAGMEELAVGMYKILEPKAELRDVPAKKVAVEQLDLVMVPGVAFDRRGARMGHGFGYYDKLLEHVRFDAPLVALAFECQLFAEIPMAAHDVFMDKIVTEEKIYVGLGRGASG
- the fhcD gene encoding formylmethanofuran--tetrahydromethanopterin N-formyltransferase, with the translated sequence MAHIDDTYAEAFRSIYAEVLITARDRGWLDRAVAAATGNASSTILCDCEAGFDRYVGPGGDESFITPDRRPGALVQFHVPRFRKDRVEALQRSLLVRLSQNVLTCPTAACFSPLEEETFFKLGRKIAFFGDGYQRRELRHGRRVWVIPILGGEFVIDRRFGYRDGLMGGNLWFLGRDIDAALLAAERARDAAAAIPGVILPFPGGIAASGSKAGSRYSFAVASTYAEFCPTLRDKLGERSRVPDGVQSIMEIIINGRDLETIAAATQAAIRAAVDTPGLLTISAGNYGGRLGKSFIYLRADRV